Proteins encoded in a region of the Tripterygium wilfordii isolate XIE 37 chromosome 21, ASM1340144v1, whole genome shotgun sequence genome:
- the LOC119987980 gene encoding F-box protein At2g05970-like: protein MTEKAAKNKHRDWSQLVPEILHLIASSLSLDDYYRFQSVCTAWRHATLSRSAHRHPLPWLVYSMSLTSKTRGFYCLQNKRFYQIPLPKGRCAGTSHGWLIMSDNIYGSSLLNPFTGNKISLPNQSLNFPTSKKKVPYWINKAILSSEPTVTNIAAGRCVVAAIVWDDNDNHLAFCRPGDQSWTSYLVGDDFDLNIANITFSNGKLYAISRFLWLYVFDIVDKPISWRKLATHPLSSIKLEEQEYHNRFYLVESRGELLLIVRVMLKHLGTWRRCTQSFSVFKLDTRNDPKSWVRVEDIHGRILFVARGPPQLIELSDFHDLSGFESNCIYYIDDEHNSVDNPNLAIGVFWLDGWGQKHLFPKDGISCIQNRAPSCVFPSIWITPNPY, encoded by the coding sequence ATGACGGAAAAGGCTGCAAAAAACAAGCATAGAGACTGGTCACAACTTGTCCCTGAAATCTTGCATTTGATAGCATCAAGCTTGAGTCTTGATGATTATTACAGGTTTCAATCGGTTTGCACTGCATGGAGGCATGCAACACTATCAAGATCTGCTCATCGACATCCCCTTCCATGGTTAGTTTATTCCATGAGTCTAACAAGCAAAACCAGAGGCTTCTATTGCCTCCAGAACAAAAGATTCTACCAAATCCCCTTACCGAAAGGTAGGTGTGCTGGAACATCTCATGGTTGGCTGATTATGTCTGACAACATCTACGGTAGCTCTCTATTAAACCCTTTCACTGGAAATAAGATCTCATTGCCAAACCAGTCGCTCAACTTTCCTACATCGAAGAAGAAAGTTCCATATTGGATCAACAAGGCTATTTTATCATCGGAGCCCACTGTGACTAACATAGCTGCTGGTAGGTGCGTGGTTGCTGCAATTGtgtgggatgataatgataatcaCCTAGCGTTTTGCCGTCCAGGAGATCAAAGCTGGACATCGTATCTGGTCGGGGACGATTTTGATTTGAATATTGCCAATATAACTTTCAGTAACGGAAAGTTATATGCCATCAGCAGATTCCTTTGGCTCTATGTTTTCGACATCGTGGacaagcctatttcttggaggAAATTGGCAACACATCCACTTAGTAGTATAAAGTTGGAAGAACAAGAATACCATAACCGATTTTACTTGGTGGAATCACGGGGAGAACTTCTATTGATTGTTAGGGTGATGTTAAAGCATCTTGGAACTTGGCGTCGGTGCACACAGTCATTCTCAGTATTTAAGCTGGACACAAGGAATGATCCCAAAAGTTGGGTAAGAGTAGAAGACATTCATGGTCGCATCTTGTTTGTTGCTCGAGGTCCACCGCAATTAATTGAATTGTCTGACTTCCATGATTTGTCTGGTTTCGAAAGCAATTGCATCTATTACATTGATGATGAACACAACTCTGTTGATAATCCAAACCTTGCGATTGGCGTGTTTTGGTTAGATGGATGGGGTCAGAAACACCTGTTTCCAAAGGATGGTATTTCTTGCATACAAAATCGTGCTCCATCATGTGTCTTTCCATCTATTTGGATCACACCGAATCCATATTAA
- the LOC119989689 gene encoding uncharacterized protein LOC119989689 yields the protein MAFQKEYLDLVLVPTGLLIMFGYHLFLLYRYLHLPHTTVIGFENNDKRAWVEGVMNADKREVEMALAVIASNTSAATFLASISLTLSSIIGAWLGGSSNNVFESGLIYGDTRPSTISIKYICLLACFLLAFASFVQSARLFVHANYLISTPNSDIPVEIVENAVIKGGDFWSIGLRALYFALDLLLWFFGPIPMFASSVIMVFVLYYLDTNSAPLLQHKQLRSNWLTRTANRISEVAIDIEQIIK from the coding sequence ATGGCATTCCAAAAGGAGTACCTTGATCTAGTTTTGGTCCCAACTGGGTTGCTGATCATGTTTGGTTACCATCTCTTCCTTCTCTACAGGTACCTTCATCTTCCCCACACTACAGTCATTGGCTTTGAAAACAATGACAAGAGAGCTTGGGTTGAAGGAGTCATGAATGCTGATAAAAGAGAAGTTGAAATGGCCCTGGCAGTGATCGCATCCAACACGTCCGCGGCGACATTCTTAGCTTCAATTTCTCTGACTCTAAGCTCCATAATTGGTGCTTGGCTTGGAGGATCTTCtaataatgtctttgagagTGGATTAATTTATGGTGACACAAGGCCATCCACAATTTCAATCAAGTACATATGTCTACTAGCTTGTTTTCTCCTTGCTTTTGCTAGTTTTGTTCAATCAGCAAGGCTGTTTGTTCATGCAAATTACCTAATTAGCACACCAAATAGTGACATACCAGTTGAGATTGTGGAGAATGCAGTGATAAAAGGAGGAGATTTTTGGTCAATTGGGCTTAGAGCACTCTATTTCGCTCTTGATTTGCTGCTGTGGTTTTTTGGGCCAATACCAATGTTTGCTTCATCAGTTATTATGGTGTTTGTTCTGTATTACCTTGACACCAATTCAGCTCCTCTGCTGCAGCACAAGCAATTAAGATCAAACTGGCTCACAAGAACGGCTAATCGAATTTCCGAGGTAGCCATCGACATTGAGCAGATCATCAAATAA
- the LOC119988191 gene encoding trans-resveratrol di-O-methyltransferase-like: protein MCKEETGEDIAEQMALDEGHGACELFQAQTHIYKHCYHYVDSMALKCAVQLGIPDMIHKHDKPITLTELISELHVHPTKASFLQRLMRMLVHSGFFATRKISENQEEEEEGYVLTPTSKLLLKDNVTSLSPFVQAMLDPILIVPWLSLGDWFLGTESVPFETAHGMSFWDYVMHNHEFSKFLSEAMASDSRTITLVVGDHKEIFEGLDSLVDVGGGTGTLARAIAEAFPHITCTVLDLPSVIANQPENKSLKFVGGDMFQSIPPADAIIIKSTLHNWSDEDCIKILKQCRVAISTKGKGGKVMIIDVVINEKKDDKELTKTKLYVDMAMMLICTGRERNEKDFEKLIMEAGFSHYKITPLFGLRSLIEIYP from the exons ATGTGTAAAGAGGAAACAGGGGAAGACATTGCAGAACAGATGGCTTTAGATGAGGGACATGGAGCTTGTGAGCTGTTTCAAGCTCAAACCCACATATATAAACACTGTTACCATTATGTAGATTCCATGGCACTAAAATGTGCAGTTCAACTTGGCATACCTGACATGATCCACAAGCATGACAAACCCATTACTCTTACCGAGTTGATCTCAGAACTACATGTTCACCCAACAAAAGCAAGCTTCTTGCAGCGCCTCATGCGCATGTTAGTGCATTCAGGTTTCTTTGCCACAAGAAAAATCAGTGAAAatcaagaggaagaagaagaagggtatgtTCTCACACCAACCTCAAAGCTCCTGCTCAAAGACAATGTCACCAGCTTGTCACCTTTCGTTCAAGCAATGCTGGATCCCATTCTGATTGTTCCCTGGCTTTCCTTGGGGGATTGGTTCCTAGGAACTGAATCCGTTCCATTCGAGACTGCGCATGGAATGAGCTTTTGGGACTATGTGATGCATAACCACGAATTTAGTAAATTTTTGAGTGAAGCAATGGCTAGCGATTCTCGAACGATAACCTTGGTTGTTGGAGACCACAAAGAAATCTTTGAAGGGCTGGATTCATTAGTCGATGTTGGGGGTGGCACAGGGACTCTGGCTAGAGCAATTGCTGAGGCATTCCCTCACATTACATGCACAGTCTTGGACCTCCCATCAGTAATTGCTAACCAACCAGAGAACAAAAGCTTGAAATTTGTTGGGGGTGACATGTTTCAGTCCATCCCTCCAGCAGATGCAATTATAATCAAG TCTACTTTGCATAATTGGAGCGATGAGGATTGCATAAAGATTTTGAAGCAATGCAGAGTTGCGATTtcaacaaaaggaaaaggaggAAAGGTAATGATCATAGACGTTGTGATCAATGAAAAGAAAGACGATAAGGAACTAACCAAAACGAAGCTCTATGTCGACATGGCCATGATGCTTATATGCAccggaagagagagaaatgagaaAGATTTTGAGAAGCTCATCATGGAGGCCGGCTTCAGTCACTACAAGATTACTCCTTTATTCGGTTTGAGGTCCCTTATTGAGATCTATCCTTAA
- the LOC119987982 gene encoding protein SRG1-like encodes MELPRLGSSLLEPSIKELTKESLSRVPPRYVKTDHDPPITSDTISILQVPVIDMQMLRSKEFKHIELQKFHNACKDWGFFQLTNHGVVGSLLDRVKLGVKEFFNLPIEEKKKLWQQPGEMEGFGQAFVMSEEQKLDWADLFQLISLPAHLRKPYFFPKFPLPFRDDLEAYSTELNNLGNELLNFMTEALNMDPNDVKQVFGEGLQMMRMNYYPPCPEPELVIGLAPHSDASGLTIVLQINEIEGLKIKKDGMWVVTNGIYPSMVHCATVNSEKERLSIATFHSPSLDGEMGPAPSLLTQDTPALFRRIKVADFYNGFFSRELVGKSYLDVLRIQNEDGQKD; translated from the exons ATGGAACTACCAAGGCTAGGGAGTTCCCTACTAGAGCCCAGCATTAAGGAGCTGACAAAGGAATCACTTTCAAGAGTCCCACCAAGATATGTGAAAACTGATCATGACCCTCCAATCACATCAGACACCATATCTATACTGCAGGTGCCTGTGATTGACATGCAGATGCTGAGATCTAAAGAGTTTAAGCATATAGAgctccaaaagtttcacaatgCATGCAAAGATTGGGGTTTCTTCcag TTAACAAATCATGGAGTGGTTGGTTCGTTATTGGACAGAGTGAAGTTGGGGGTTAAAGAATTCTTCAATCTTCCaatagaagagaagaagaagttgtGGCAGCAGCCAGGAGAGATGGAAGGATTTGGGCAGGCCTTTGTCATGTCTGAAGAGCAGAAGCTTGATTGGGCAGATCTCTTTCAGTTAATAAGCCTTCCAGCTCATTTGAGAAAACCATACTTCTTCCCTAAGTTTCCCCTCCCATTCAG AGATGATTTGGAGGCTTACTCAACAGAACTGAACAACCTAGGAaatgaattgcttaactttatGACAGAAGCTCTAAATATGGATCCCAATGATGTGAAACAAGTGTTTGGAGAAGGACTACAGATGATGAGAATGAATTATTACCCACCATGTCCAGAACCAGAACTTGTCATTGGTCTCGCTCCTCATTCTGATGCCTCCGGCCTCACAATCGTCCTCCAGATCAATGAAATAGAAGGCCTAAAGATAAAGAAAGATGGGATGTGG GTTGTAACCAATGGAATCTACCCCAGCATGGTACATTGCGCAACTGTCAACTCAGAGAAAGAGAGGCTATCCATTGCCACATTTCATAGTCCGAGTCTGGACGGAGAAATGGGACCAGCACCAAGCCTCCTAACTCAAGACACACCGGCATTGTTCCGGAGAATAAAAGTTGCAGATTTCTACAATGGATTTTTTTCTCGTGAACTCGTTGGAAAATCATACTTGGATGTTCTGAGGATTCAAAATGAAGACGGCCAAAAGGATTGA
- the LOC119987983 gene encoding putative F-box protein At2g33200 yields the protein MDRAAKSMHRDWSQLVPDILDLIASRLSLDDYYRFRSVCTAWRHSRSSYHRHPVPWLVYSKSKTRGFYCLHNNRFYQIPLPKGRCAGTSYGWLIMSHENYETSLFNPFTGNKISLPNRRSLFKFAISENDPLWNVQLSYELTMQQVRQFYKQQVDLFPTQRFITGWKYKKTPYCIKKAILSSEPTMANIAAGRCKVAAIVVDDNFDEHNMIAFCRPGDQSWTSCVLSPRDDDDRRDDPDRRDDTDIIFSEGKFYAIDRSFCLYVLNIEDKDMSWRKLPTTPPSDMKYEEQNFRNRPYLVESRGELLLIIRVMSERPGTWHHYTKSFLVFKLDTTNDPASWVRVYDMDGRVLFVAQGPPQLIELSGFHELSGSESNCFYYVDDDCTDDSPNLDIGLFRLDSPNLDVGLFRLDGRSHEHPFRKDDISCIQNYVFPSIWITPNPY from the coding sequence ATGGATAGGGCTGCAAAAAGCATGCATAGAGACTGGTCACAACTTGTCCCTGACATCTTAGATTTGATAGCATCACGCTTGAGTCTTGATGATTATTACAGGTTTCGATCGGTTTGCACTGCATGGAGGCATTCAAGATCTTCTTATCATCGACATCCCGTTCCATGGCTAGTTTATTCCAAGAGCAAAACCAGAGGCTTCTATTGCCTCCACAACAATAGATTCTACCAAATACCCTTACCTAAAGGTAGGTGCGCTGGAACATCTTATGGCTGGCTGATTATGTCTCACGAGAACTACGAGACCTCTTTATTCAACCCTTTCACTGGAAATAAGATCTCGTTGCCAAATCGGCGGTCGTTGTTCAAGTTTGCTATATCAGAGAACGATCCATTATGGAACGTACAGCTGTCTTATGAATTGACCATGCAGCAAGTGAGGCAGTTTTACAAGCAACAAGTGGATCTGTTTCCCACGCAGCGATTCATCACAGGGTGGAAATATAAAAAAACTCCATATTGCATCAAGAAAGCTATTTTATCATCGGAGCCCACTATGGCTAACATAGCTGCTGGTCGGTGCAAGGTTGCTGCAATTGTGGTTGATGATAATTTTGACGAGCATAATATGATAGCGTTTTGCCGTCCAGGAGATCAAAGCTGGACATCGTGTGTGCTCAGCCCTCGCGATGATGACGACAGACGCGATGATCCCGACAGACGCGATGATACCGACATAATTTTTAGTGAAGGAAAGTTTTATGCCATCGATCGATCCTTTTGTCTCTATGTTCTCAACATCGAGGACAAGGATATGTCTTGGAGAAAATTGCCAACAACTCCACCTAGTGATATGAAGTACGAAGAACAAAATTTCCGTAACCGCCCATACTTGGTGGAATCACGAGGAGAACTTCTATTGATTATTAGGGTAATGTCAGAACGTCCTGGAACTTGGCATCACTACACCAAGTCATTCTTAGTATTTAAACTAGACACAACAAATGATCCCGCAAGTTGGGTTAGAGTATATGACATGGATGGTCGCGTCTTGTTTGTTGCTCAAGGTCCACCGCAATTAATTGAATTGTCTGGCTTCCATGAACTATCTGGTTCTGAAAGCAATTGCTTCTATTATGTTGACGATGACTGCACCGATGATAGTCCAAACCTTGATATTGGCTTGTTTAGGTTGGATAGTCCAAACCTTGATGTTGGCTTGTTTAGGTTGGATGGACGTAGTCATGAACACCCGTTTCGAAAGGATGATATTTCTTGCATACAAAATTATGTCTTTCCATCTATTTGGATCACACCGAATCCATATTAA
- the LOC119988107 gene encoding trans-resveratrol di-O-methyltransferase-like, with the protein MGSKHIEGANEVFQAQTHLYNHILNYINSMSLKCAVQLGISDIIHNHGKPMTLSELVSALQINPTRTGCMYRLMRMLVQSGIFAETKLNDGQNSTAYALTPSSSLLVKDNSNCLSPFVLAMLRPVFVTPYHTLGDWFRSAVPTPFEQAHGMTLWEYGVQDPEFNSLFNEAMSSDSQLMNLVIKDCNQIFEGLSSLVDVGGGNGSISRIISEAFPDIKCTVLDLPHVVADLTGSKNLEFIGGDMFLSIPPADALLLKLIFHGWSDENCVNILKKCREAIPSKGKVIIIDVVINEKKEEHELTETKLLFDMLMMVAVTGRERSEKEWEGLFLEAGFSHYKITPLFGLRSLIEVFP; encoded by the exons ATGGGTTCTAAGCATATTGAGGGAGCAAATGAGGTATTTCAAGCTCAAACCCATCTGTACAATCATATCCTCAATTACATAAACTCAATGTCACTCAAGTGTGCAGTTCAGCTAGGGATATCAGACATAATCCACAACCATGGCAAACCCATGACTCTTTCTGAGTTGGTCTCTGCACTTCAAATCAATCCAACCAGAACTGGTTGCATGTACAGGCTCATGCGGATGTTGGTCCAATCAGGCATCTTTGCTGAAACAAAACTCAATGATGGTCAGAACTCAACTGCATATGCTCTCACACCTTCTTCTAGTCTTCTGGTCAAAGATAATTCCAATTGCTTGTCTCCATTCGTTCTGGCCATGCTTAGACCCGTTTTTGTCACTCCATATCATACCTTGGGAGATTGGTTCCGAAGCGCGGTGCCGACTCCGTTTGAGCAAGCGCATGGAATGACCCTTTGGGAGTATGGAGTCCAAGACCCTGAGTTTAATTCCCTCTTCAATGAAGCCATGTCCAGTGATTCTCAATTGATGAACTTGGTTATTAAAGATTGTAACCAAATTTTTGAGGGTTTGAGTTCTCTGGTTGATGTTGGAGGTGGTAATGGATCAATTTCTAGGATCATATCTGAGGCATTCCCTGATATAAAATGCACAGTTTTGGACCTCCCACATGTTGTTGCTGACTTGACAGGCAGTAAGAACTTGGAGTTCATTGGAGGTGATATGTTTCTCTCTATTCCTCCTGCAGATGCTCTGTTGCTCAAG TTGATTTTTCATGGGTGGAGTGATGAGAACTGTGTGAACATACTTAAGAAATGCAGAGAAGCCATTCCAAGCAAAGGAAAGGTGATTATAATAGATGTGGTGATCaatgagaagaaagaagagCATGAGTTAACTGAAACAAAGCTCCTTTTTGACATGTTGATGATGGTTGCGGTTACTGGACGAGAAAGAAGTGAGAAGGAATGGGAAGGGCTATTCCTTGAGGCTGGCTTCAGTCACTACAAGATCACACCCTTATTTGGCTTAAGATCCCTCATCGAGGTTTTTCCTTAG
- the LOC119989124 gene encoding histone H3.2, which translates to MARTKQTARKSTGGKAPRKQLATKAARKSAPATGGVKKPHRFRPGTVALREIRKYQKSTELLIRKLPFQRLVREIAQDFKTDLRFQSSAVAALQEAAEAYLVGLFEDTNLCAIHAKRVTIMPKDIQLARRIRGERA; encoded by the coding sequence ATGGCCAGAACCAAGCAAACAGCCCGAAAGTCCACCGGTGGCAAGGCCCCAAGAAAGCAGCTAGCAACCAAGGCAGCCCGAAAGTCCGCACCTGCAACAGGAGGAGTCAAGAAGCCCCACAGGTTCCGCCCAGGAACAGTGGCGCTGAGGGAGATCCGGAAATACCAGAAGAGCACAGAGCTCCTAATCCGTAAACTCCCCTTCCAGCGATTGGTCCGCGAAATAGCTCAGGATTTCAAAACAGATCTCCGCTTCCAGAGCTCCGCTGTAGCTGCTCTTCAGGAGGCTGCTGAGGCTTACTTGGTTGGGCTTTTCGAGGACACCAATCTGTGCGCGATTCATGCAAAGAGAGTCACCATCATGCCTAAGGATATTCAGTTGGCGAGGAGGATTAGAGGTGAGAGGGCATAG